A single Symbiobacterium thermophilum IAM 14863 DNA region contains:
- a CDS encoding ring-cleaving dioxygenase translates to MQLTGFHHLTAMTAHIRENRRFYTEVLGLRLAKRTVNQDDVRAYHLYYTDGAGSPGTDITFFDWDIPPERRGTRSIVRTMFRVAGAEALSWWQRRLADAGLAVGEVMDWAGRPTLPFEDPEGQRLALVDDGGQGPDPVIWGRSPVPPEYQLRGLGPVVLSVPDPGPTAAVLIQVLGMRRVRDLPSPEDGRHVLHVFAFGEGGPAAELHVLAQPDLPAAQAGAGGVHHVAFRTPNEREYQAWLRRLNQLGVRNSGPVDRFWFRSLYFREPGGILFEIATDGPGFAIDEPPESWARSWRFRPSWSRGGRRSRPN, encoded by the coding sequence ATGCAGCTTACCGGTTTTCACCACCTCACGGCGATGACCGCCCACATCCGGGAGAACCGGCGGTTCTACACGGAGGTGTTGGGCCTCCGGCTGGCCAAGCGCACCGTCAACCAGGACGACGTGCGGGCCTACCACCTGTACTACACCGACGGCGCCGGGAGTCCCGGCACCGATATCACGTTCTTTGACTGGGACATTCCTCCGGAGCGGCGCGGCACCCGATCGATCGTGCGCACCATGTTCCGGGTCGCCGGCGCTGAAGCGCTTTCCTGGTGGCAGCGGCGGCTGGCCGACGCCGGCCTCGCCGTGGGGGAGGTCATGGACTGGGCCGGGCGCCCGACCCTGCCCTTCGAGGATCCGGAAGGGCAGCGGCTGGCCCTGGTGGACGACGGCGGGCAGGGGCCGGACCCGGTGATCTGGGGGCGGAGCCCGGTGCCTCCCGAGTATCAGCTCCGCGGCCTGGGGCCGGTGGTGCTCAGCGTGCCCGACCCGGGCCCCACCGCCGCCGTGCTGATCCAGGTGCTGGGCATGCGGCGGGTGCGGGACCTGCCCTCGCCCGAGGACGGGCGGCACGTCCTGCACGTGTTCGCCTTCGGCGAGGGCGGGCCGGCGGCCGAGCTGCACGTGCTGGCGCAGCCGGACCTGCCGGCCGCGCAGGCCGGGGCAGGGGGGGTCCACCACGTGGCCTTCCGCACCCCCAACGAGCGGGAGTACCAGGCCTGGCTCCGGCGGCTGAACCAGCTGGGCGTCCGCAACAGCGGCCCGGTGGACCGGTTCTGGTTCAGGTCGCTCTACTTCCGGGAGCCGGGCGGGATCCTCTTCGAGATCGCCACCGACGGCCCGGGCTTTGCCATCGACGAGCCACCGGAGTCCTGGGCGAGAAGCTGGCGCTTCCGCCCTTCCTGGAGCCGCGGCGGGCGGAGATCGAGGCCAAACTGA
- a CDS encoding YtrH family sporulation protein yields MDDGFAAKLLSNFLIALGVTLGGSLSGAAASLLSGGHPLDRLRYLSEDLRLWGILVAVSGSFEPLRTLEQGLLFGQGRALVRQVVALVVAMAGANVAYFLIQTVAGRRL; encoded by the coding sequence ATGGATGACGGCTTTGCGGCCAAGCTGCTCTCCAACTTCCTGATCGCCCTGGGCGTGACCCTGGGCGGCTCGCTCTCGGGCGCCGCCGCATCGCTGCTGTCCGGCGGCCACCCGCTCGACCGGCTCCGCTACCTGTCAGAAGACCTGCGGCTCTGGGGCATCCTGGTGGCCGTGAGCGGCTCCTTCGAGCCGCTCCGCACCCTGGAGCAGGGGCTCCTGTTCGGGCAGGGCCGCGCCCTGGTCCGGCAGGTGGTGGCCCTGGTGGTCGCCATGGCCGGCGCCAACGTGGCCTACTTCCTTATCCAGACCGTGGCGGGGCGGCGGCTGTGA
- a CDS encoding RluA family pseudouridine synthase yields MRFVVDPSARGLRLSQYLFDRLKLSRTVVRRAKTSGGILVDGRPARTSLVLAGGEVVEVRVAQEGRVEPEPIPIQVVYEDPWLLVVDKPAGMVVHPVRDYVSGTLANAVAHHLLRSGSDPVARPVQRIDRETSGLVLFAKDPAVAGLLARELERQKLERRYVAVVEGAVAADAGTVDRPIRRVWGHPVAREVAEGPRTPEQERLLAEAAAQGRALREDWTAAGQPAVTHWRVLRRWPAATMLELRLETGRTHQIRVHMAYLGHPLLGDELYGGSRTLIQRQALHAATLAFVHPVTREPVRFTAPLPADLEDLVARLDRTAPNGSGAC; encoded by the coding sequence ATGCGGTTCGTGGTGGACCCCTCGGCCAGGGGGCTGCGCCTGAGCCAGTACCTGTTCGACCGGCTGAAGCTCTCCCGTACCGTGGTGCGGAGGGCGAAGACCAGCGGCGGCATCCTGGTGGACGGGCGGCCCGCCCGCACCAGCCTCGTCCTCGCCGGCGGCGAGGTGGTGGAGGTCCGGGTGGCGCAGGAAGGGCGCGTCGAGCCCGAGCCGATCCCGATTCAGGTGGTGTACGAGGACCCCTGGCTGCTGGTGGTGGACAAGCCCGCCGGCATGGTGGTCCACCCGGTGCGGGACTACGTCTCCGGCACCCTGGCCAACGCGGTGGCCCATCACCTGCTCCGTTCCGGCTCCGATCCCGTGGCCCGGCCGGTGCAGCGCATCGACCGGGAGACCTCGGGCCTGGTGCTCTTTGCCAAGGATCCCGCCGTCGCGGGGCTGCTGGCCCGGGAGCTGGAGCGGCAGAAGCTGGAGCGGCGGTACGTCGCGGTGGTCGAGGGCGCCGTGGCGGCTGACGCGGGCACCGTGGACCGGCCGATCCGGCGGGTCTGGGGCCATCCCGTCGCCCGGGAGGTGGCGGAAGGACCCCGCACGCCCGAGCAGGAGCGGCTGCTGGCGGAGGCGGCCGCGCAGGGCCGGGCGCTGCGGGAGGACTGGACGGCCGCGGGCCAGCCGGCCGTCACCCACTGGCGGGTGCTGCGCCGCTGGCCCGCGGCCACGATGCTGGAACTCCGGCTGGAGACGGGGCGGACCCACCAGATCCGGGTACACATGGCCTACCTCGGCCACCCGCTGCTGGGCGATGAGCTCTACGGCGGAAGCCGGACGCTCATCCAGCGCCAGGCGCTGCACGCGGCCACCCTCGCGTTCGTCCACCCCGTGACGCGCGAGCCGGTGCGGTTCACGGCGCCGCTGCCCGCGGACCTGGAGGACCTGGTGGCGCGGCTGGACCGCACCGCCCCGAACGGCTCAGGAGCGTGTTAG
- a CDS encoding HAD-IB family phosphatase encodes MTNNLEHSFWPRALGAPLVLLTDFDFTISLVDVGDLICGTLAPYPADVLARYARGEAGSRDLWLASFAHVDRDEAVALADRVDIDPGFRDLVAWAEREGIPLAVVSDGFTLYIEHILGREGLGHLPVFANRYVERGRLEWPNGNPACPLCGCCKAAVARRLKASGSRVIYFGDGSSDVYGASFADWVFAKSTLARFLEQNRSPYFPFTGFADALDVLRQNLDRFRDGTMQPRSTLRPHPRCRF; translated from the coding sequence GTGACGAACAACCTCGAACACAGCTTCTGGCCCCGTGCCCTGGGCGCGCCGCTGGTGCTCCTGACCGACTTCGACTTCACGATCTCGCTGGTAGACGTCGGCGACCTGATCTGCGGCACCCTGGCGCCCTACCCCGCCGACGTCCTCGCCCGCTACGCCCGCGGCGAGGCCGGTTCCCGGGATCTCTGGCTCGCCTCCTTCGCCCACGTGGACCGGGACGAGGCGGTCGCCCTGGCCGATCGGGTGGACATCGACCCCGGCTTCCGGGACCTCGTCGCCTGGGCCGAACGGGAAGGCATTCCCCTGGCCGTGGTGAGCGACGGCTTCACCCTCTACATCGAGCACATCCTGGGCCGTGAGGGTCTCGGCCACCTGCCGGTGTTCGCCAACCGGTACGTCGAGCGCGGCCGGCTGGAGTGGCCCAACGGCAATCCGGCCTGCCCCCTGTGCGGCTGCTGCAAGGCAGCCGTGGCCCGCCGGCTGAAGGCGTCCGGCTCCCGGGTGATCTATTTCGGCGACGGCTCCAGCGACGTCTACGGCGCCAGCTTCGCCGACTGGGTCTTCGCCAAGAGCACTCTGGCCCGGTTCCTGGAGCAGAACCGCTCGCCGTACTTCCCGTTCACGGGGTTCGCGGACGCCCTCGACGTGCTGCGGCAGAACCTGGACCGGTTCCGCGACGGCACCATGCAGCCGCGCAGCACCCTGCGCCCGCACCCCCGCTGCCGGTTCTGA
- a CDS encoding LCP family protein — translation MRRFFAGALLGWILSLCALALGWRWFAAQHPPGTPAPGGSAGADSVQLGLVPEGQAEEPEGTAPAYVLVLGVDERPGDPGRSDTMLLVRVGGGPLRVLSLPRDTRVTLEGVGEAKLNAAYAWGGPELATRTVSELLGLPVEHYVKVNLAGFRRLVDLIGGVPMHIEAPMRYVDPDDGLVIDLRPGHQVLDGARAEQYVRFRNDAAGDDLSRIRRQQQFLRAAARRALQPANLPKLPALLRTAARYVDTNLPLTEQIRLATIAIRTYHEGTLVTETLPGYAAYVGPVSYFLPDTQEIQRLREAWLPPHAMDNAGASR, via the coding sequence ATGCGCCGCTTCTTCGCGGGCGCGCTTCTCGGATGGATTCTCTCCCTCTGCGCCCTGGCCCTGGGGTGGCGGTGGTTCGCCGCCCAGCACCCCCCCGGCACGCCCGCCCCCGGCGGATCCGCCGGGGCGGACTCCGTGCAGCTGGGACTGGTGCCTGAGGGGCAGGCCGAAGAGCCGGAAGGAACAGCGCCCGCCTATGTGCTGGTACTCGGGGTGGACGAGCGGCCCGGCGATCCGGGCCGATCCGACACGATGCTGCTCGTGCGGGTGGGCGGCGGACCCCTGCGGGTGCTGTCGCTGCCGCGGGACACCCGCGTGACGTTGGAGGGCGTCGGGGAGGCCAAGCTCAACGCCGCCTACGCCTGGGGCGGGCCCGAACTGGCCACCCGGACGGTGTCCGAGCTCCTGGGCCTGCCCGTAGAGCACTATGTAAAGGTCAACCTGGCCGGCTTCCGCCGGCTGGTGGACCTGATCGGCGGCGTACCGATGCACATCGAGGCGCCGATGCGCTACGTGGACCCCGACGACGGCCTGGTCATTGACCTCCGACCGGGCCATCAGGTGCTGGACGGGGCCCGGGCCGAGCAGTACGTGCGGTTCCGCAACGACGCCGCCGGCGACGACCTGAGCCGCATCCGGCGGCAGCAGCAGTTCCTGCGGGCGGCCGCGCGGCGGGCCCTGCAGCCCGCCAATCTGCCGAAGTTGCCCGCCCTGCTGCGGACCGCCGCCCGGTACGTGGACACCAACCTGCCCCTGACCGAGCAGATCCGGCTGGCCACGATCGCGATTCGCACCTACCACGAAGGCACGCTGGTGACGGAGACCCTGCCCGGATATGCGGCGTACGTGGGCCCGGTCTCCTACTTCCTGCCGGACACCCAGGAGATTCAGCGGCTGCGGGAGGCCTGGCTGCCGCCGCACGCTATGGACAATGCAGGCGCCTCACGGTAA
- a CDS encoding ECF transporter S component, translated as MSVRKMAVAGLLGAVSAALGLVPGLGFIPFPTGQAVTIMQIPVVLAAVAEGPAVGLFVGLIFGLTSFLRATNPAFADPLVSILPRLFIGVFAAYAFAALRRRNLTLALAAAGVVGTLTNTGLVLGMILLRGYWPPEVVWTVAVTHAPLELLVGTFAVVTVGLALHRAGYIRVAYRPSGQNS; from the coding sequence ATGTCGGTCCGTAAGATGGCGGTGGCCGGCTTGCTCGGCGCCGTCTCCGCTGCGCTGGGTTTGGTTCCGGGGCTCGGGTTCATCCCGTTCCCCACCGGTCAGGCGGTCACGATCATGCAGATCCCGGTCGTGCTGGCCGCCGTCGCCGAAGGTCCCGCCGTGGGCCTGTTCGTCGGCCTGATCTTCGGCCTCACCTCGTTCCTGCGGGCGACCAACCCGGCCTTCGCTGATCCGCTGGTCTCGATCCTGCCCCGTCTGTTCATCGGCGTGTTCGCGGCGTACGCATTCGCCGCCCTCCGCCGCCGGAACCTGACCCTGGCCCTGGCCGCCGCCGGCGTGGTGGGCACCCTCACCAACACGGGGTTGGTGCTGGGCATGATCCTGCTCCGGGGATACTGGCCACCCGAGGTGGTCTGGACGGTGGCCGTCACCCACGCCCCGCTGGAGCTGCTGGTGGGCACCTTTGCCGTTGTGACGGTGGGTCTGGCCCTGCACCGGGCGGGCTATATCCGGGTCGCTTACCGGCCTTCCGGTCAGAACTCCTAG
- a CDS encoding flavin reductase family protein: MASFDSRTFRDTLGQFLTGVTVVTAAAPDGTPLGLTVNSFTSVSLDPPLVLFCIDKSAGCYEGVVNAQGYAVHILGGDQVDLANRFATKGTDRFAGLNYTRGFYGAPILPGAMALLECRTVQRVDGGDHTILIGQVERLNPGSRTRKPLGYFRGRYTAIAD; this comes from the coding sequence ATGGCATCGTTTGACAGCAGGACCTTTCGTGACACCCTCGGCCAGTTTCTGACCGGCGTGACCGTCGTCACCGCGGCCGCGCCGGACGGGACGCCCTTGGGGCTCACGGTGAACTCCTTCACCTCGGTTTCCCTGGACCCGCCGCTGGTCCTGTTCTGCATCGACAAGAGCGCCGGCTGCTACGAGGGGGTCGTGAACGCGCAGGGCTACGCCGTCCACATCCTGGGCGGCGACCAGGTGGACCTGGCCAACCGGTTCGCCACCAAGGGCACCGACCGCTTCGCCGGGCTCAACTACACCCGGGGCTTCTACGGGGCGCCCATCCTGCCCGGCGCCATGGCCCTCCTGGAGTGCCGCACGGTGCAGCGGGTGGACGGCGGCGACCACACCATCCTCATCGGGCAGGTGGAGCGGCTGAACCCCGGCAGCCGCACCCGCAAGCCGCTGGGCTACTTCCGCGGGCGGTACACGGCCATCGCGGACTAA
- a CDS encoding alpha/beta hydrolase: MLRYDQYVPSDARDGAPLFVLLHGRGSYKGDLMGLQPYLPASALVVTPEAPFPAAPWGYGPGWAWYRLQERGIPEPESFRESQRALAEFLAELPARLPVRPGPVILGGFSQGGVMSLGYALMHPGAVPMVINFSGFLPVHPDAAVTPVSVRGTRIFWGHGERDPAIPYELALEGQKRLRAAGADLTACTYPMGHAISPEELADMVTWVEQGLSRAMAP; this comes from the coding sequence GTGCTGCGTTACGACCAGTACGTTCCGTCCGACGCCCGGGACGGCGCGCCGCTCTTCGTGCTCCTGCACGGGCGCGGCAGCTACAAGGGCGACCTCATGGGGCTGCAGCCGTACCTGCCGGCCTCCGCGTTAGTGGTCACGCCGGAGGCGCCCTTCCCCGCGGCCCCGTGGGGTTACGGCCCGGGCTGGGCGTGGTACCGGCTGCAGGAACGGGGGATCCCCGAGCCCGAGTCGTTCCGGGAGAGCCAGCGGGCCCTGGCCGAGTTCCTGGCCGAGCTGCCGGCCCGGCTGCCGGTGAGGCCCGGTCCGGTGATCCTGGGCGGCTTCTCCCAGGGCGGCGTGATGAGCCTGGGGTACGCCCTGATGCACCCCGGCGCCGTGCCCATGGTCATCAACTTCAGCGGTTTCCTGCCGGTGCATCCGGACGCGGCCGTGACCCCGGTCAGCGTCAGGGGCACCCGGATCTTCTGGGGCCACGGGGAGCGAGATCCGGCCATCCCCTACGAACTCGCCCTGGAGGGGCAGAAGCGGCTGCGGGCGGCCGGGGCCGACCTGACGGCCTGCACGTACCCGATGGGCCACGCGATCTCGCCGGAGGAGCTGGCCGACATGGTTACCTGGGTCGAGCAGGGGCTTTCGCGCGCGATGGCCCCGTGA
- a CDS encoding CBS domain-containing protein, with protein sequence MIVRNVMTEDVTTVSPDDTLQQAYEIIQTKNYDCLPVTANRRVVGIIQLTDIYEACMRDGRQAALPRPVKEFMVPDPVTVRPDDLVETAAKLMFKRDIPLLPVVHGERLVGVIHEHDIFRAFAHLLGVDSGTIRLTLVVPDRVGQLARIAELIRDAGVAIRNVATFRSSVLDQYQIIIRVETEASRPLIDLLERHGYKVLHVLED encoded by the coding sequence GTGATCGTTCGCAACGTGATGACCGAGGATGTGACCACGGTTTCGCCGGACGACACGCTTCAGCAGGCCTACGAGATCATCCAGACCAAGAACTACGACTGTCTGCCGGTCACGGCGAATCGGCGGGTGGTGGGCATCATCCAGCTCACCGACATCTACGAGGCCTGCATGCGCGACGGCCGCCAGGCGGCGCTGCCCCGGCCGGTGAAGGAGTTCATGGTGCCCGATCCGGTGACGGTGCGCCCCGACGACCTGGTGGAGACGGCCGCCAAGCTGATGTTCAAGCGGGACATCCCCCTGCTGCCGGTCGTCCACGGCGAGCGGCTGGTCGGCGTGATCCACGAGCACGACATCTTCCGCGCGTTCGCGCACCTGCTGGGGGTAGACTCCGGGACCATCCGGCTCACCCTGGTGGTGCCGGACCGGGTCGGCCAGCTGGCGCGCATCGCCGAGCTCATCCGCGATGCCGGGGTGGCCATCCGGAACGTGGCCACCTTCCGTTCGTCGGTGCTGGACCAGTATCAGATCATCATCCGGGTGGAGACGGAGGCGTCCCGCCCGCTCATCGACCTGCTGGAGCGGCACGGGTACAAGGTGCTGCACGTGCTGGAAGACTGA
- the tatB gene encoding Sec-independent protein translocase protein TatB, which yields MGNLGFTEILVIMIVALVVFGPNKLPELGRSMGQAIREFRKATQSITTEVTRVASDEVREKIDKAKSPADR from the coding sequence TTGGGCAATCTGGGATTTACGGAGATCCTCGTCATCATGATCGTGGCACTGGTGGTTTTCGGGCCCAACAAGCTTCCCGAGCTGGGCCGCAGCATGGGCCAGGCGATCCGCGAATTCAGGAAGGCGACCCAGTCCATCACCACCGAGGTGACCCGGGTCGCCTCCGATGAGGTTCGAGAGAAGATCGACAAGGCGAAGTCGCCTGCGGATCGCTAG
- a CDS encoding P1 family peptidase, with translation MTDPVWLSGITDVPGIRVGHAHDLQALTGVTAVLAPDGAVVGVAVEGSAPGTRETDLCRPCNLVQQAHAVLLCGGSAFGLAAAHGAMRWLEERGIGLPTGYATVPIVPAAVLYDLGVGSAQVRPDEAMGYAACEAATDGPVEQGCIGAGAGCTVGKALGMDRAVKSGIGTACVKVGAVAVGAIVAVNAFGDVRDPATGRILAGPRGEDGTYLDTTALLLQGAAGRPLAENTTIGVVAVGGSLSKEGANKVARMAHDGLARTISPIHTMFDGDTLFCLATGGPEVDVTTAGVAAALAVERAVLNAVRHAASMGGLPAARAWSCPVKDR, from the coding sequence ATGACGGATCCGGTTTGGCTGAGCGGCATCACCGACGTGCCGGGCATCCGGGTGGGACATGCCCACGATCTGCAGGCGCTGACCGGAGTGACGGCCGTGCTGGCGCCGGATGGCGCCGTGGTGGGGGTGGCCGTGGAGGGTTCGGCGCCGGGGACCCGGGAGACCGACCTGTGCCGGCCCTGCAACCTGGTGCAGCAGGCCCACGCCGTGCTGCTCTGCGGCGGGAGCGCCTTCGGGCTGGCGGCGGCCCACGGGGCGATGCGCTGGCTGGAGGAGCGGGGGATCGGCCTGCCGACGGGTTACGCCACCGTGCCGATCGTGCCGGCGGCCGTGCTCTACGACCTGGGTGTCGGCTCGGCCCAGGTGCGCCCGGACGAGGCGATGGGTTACGCCGCCTGCGAGGCGGCCACCGACGGCCCGGTGGAGCAGGGCTGCATAGGGGCCGGGGCCGGGTGCACGGTGGGCAAGGCCCTGGGGATGGATCGCGCTGTCAAGAGCGGCATCGGCACCGCCTGTGTGAAGGTGGGCGCCGTCGCAGTCGGGGCCATCGTGGCGGTGAACGCGTTCGGCGACGTGCGCGACCCCGCGACCGGCCGGATTCTGGCCGGACCCCGGGGGGAGGACGGCACATACCTGGACACCACGGCGTTGCTGCTGCAGGGCGCGGCCGGCAGACCCCTTGCGGAGAACACCACCATCGGCGTGGTGGCGGTGGGCGGCAGCCTCTCCAAGGAGGGCGCCAACAAGGTGGCCCGCATGGCCCACGACGGCCTCGCCCGCACCATCTCCCCGATCCATACCATGTTCGACGGCGACACGCTCTTCTGCCTGGCTACCGGCGGGCCGGAGGTGGACGTGACGACCGCCGGCGTCGCCGCCGCCCTGGCGGTGGAGCGGGCGGTGCTGAACGCCGTGCGCCACGCGGCCAGCATGGGCGGGCTGCCGGCCGCGCGAGCCTGGTCATGTCCCGTGAAGGATCGGTAG
- a CDS encoding class I SAM-dependent methyltransferase, giving the protein MPRTPEEGRALFDRWARTYDLDLAGQDGPKAGPLVGYAETLRIAAEQVPVAPGMSVLDVGIGTGAFAARFRGRGVRVSGVDPSPAMLDACRGKHPGFTLRVGDFNAIPFDSGEFDMVISSFAFHEVPPGGRLAACRELARVLKPGGALCLVDILFASPAALAAAREAIGERWDDEEDYPLVGDLDQLLHEAGIGGSRWRQTAPCHWMVLARKPA; this is encoded by the coding sequence ATGCCACGCACCCCCGAAGAGGGCCGCGCCCTGTTCGACCGCTGGGCGCGCACCTACGATCTGGATCTGGCGGGACAGGACGGTCCTAAGGCAGGCCCGCTGGTCGGCTACGCCGAAACCCTGCGGATCGCCGCCGAACAGGTGCCCGTCGCCCCGGGGATGTCGGTGCTGGACGTGGGCATCGGGACCGGCGCCTTCGCCGCCCGCTTCCGCGGGCGCGGCGTCCGCGTCTCTGGGGTGGATCCGTCGCCCGCCATGCTCGACGCCTGCCGGGGGAAGCACCCCGGCTTCACCCTGCGGGTCGGGGATTTCAACGCCATTCCCTTCGACTCGGGCGAGTTCGACATGGTCATCTCCAGCTTCGCCTTCCACGAGGTCCCGCCCGGGGGCCGTCTCGCGGCATGCAGGGAGCTGGCTCGGGTGCTGAAACCCGGCGGGGCGCTCTGCCTGGTGGACATCCTGTTCGCCTCCCCGGCGGCGCTGGCCGCGGCCAGGGAGGCCATCGGCGAGCGCTGGGACGACGAGGAGGACTACCCGCTGGTCGGCGACCTGGACCAACTGCTCCACGAGGCCGGCATCGGCGGTTCCCGGTGGCGGCAGACAGCCCCCTGCCACTGGATGGTGCTCGCCCGCAAGCCTGCGTGA